TACCGCTGTGTGTCCCATCTATTAACTCAATTAACTGCCGACAGCCCTCTGGGGCACATGACATCGCTCTCATCCTCTTTAAAAGGTGAGGAACTGATGAAAGAGAAGAGTGAAGGCTGGAGCACAGGCCAGTTGGTTCTAGGGCCTTTGCTGTGCTGCCTCCAGAGGGTCAGACTACTCTGAggtaaaagggaaaaggaaaacttTCACACTAGTAAAGCTATCTGGGTGAGAAAAAGATTGCTTCATTGAGGGAGTGAATCTCCCAGAGCTGTGGGGGACAGTAGTAACGCATTGTAAGTACAAGCTGGCTTCCTTCCATTTGGTGAACTATGGCTCAGACGTGATagtgcagacagacagagcagCCCCTGGGATCAGTGGCATCAGAGCACCACAGAGTTGGCCAatctccagctcctcctccaaACCACTAAGCTGCAATGGGCTAAATGTGTCAGTgggctcagccatgtcagggtcTAGTCATGCACTTATTCTCCTAAACCTGCTTCCTCGTCTGATCAACTGTATTCCCGTGGAGTCACTGCAGGGTTTAATGAACTGCAAGTCCTCCACAAACTCTAGCCATTAATAGAACCACACATCTAACATAAAGCAAAACTCAGAAGGCCCCCAGACTCTCCTACTTGCAAAGGCCTTTTTCTATGACCTGGGTCCCAGGGTACCACTGGAGGCTCACAACACATGAAACCAAGTGCTGGCTCACCCAACCAGCTGGCGCTGCTTCCAGTCTTTGAGTCACACTTTCACCCCTTTCCTGAAGATGACCGCAACAGGAACTTTTTACTTGCTGTGGTGTGGCTACAGAGGCAAGTAAAAAACCACTCTCAGCTTTCAAAACACTTAGAAAAAGATTACCACTCTGAACTGAGACAAGGAAAGAGCAGAAAAATCAGACCTCTGACAGGCCTAAGCACTGCTACAGCACAGTGACACTCACACAACAGGCTGGTAACAGAGCCCACTGTACACCTAACAGTGAGGTTCAAATGGAAAATACAAGTCAACTACACAGCACGGGATGAGGAAACCAGCTGATTACAAGTGAAGGGAAAATGCAGCTGTAACTGAAGCAATGCAATAGACTGAAACTCCTGTCAGACACACTCCTACCTCTGAGGAGGACACAGTTGATGCAGATTCTGCATCACACCAACCAGTGCCAGTCACAGTGAGACAGAATGTTAGCATGCCTGGAGCCATAGAGGCCTTTTTCCAATGAGGTAGTTACAAACTGAATTACGTCACATCATCAGGCAGCAACAGTTGGGAGCTTTCACACACCGAAAGCATGGGAGGAGAGCTCAGAAGGAACAGCATACATGAGGCCCTAGGGAACAGGCACTGTCATGGCAAACTGCAGCTGACGTCACTTCCTCCTGCTGTGCAGCGTCCATACGTGCACCACTGCTTTTCTTCCCTGAGTAGACACCAAGGCCTAAAGacaatgtttaaaaatttaaCTTCCAATTAAATAACTTCTGAATGGTTCCAGTTCTGGACCTAATTTTATAAAGGACTTTGACTGTTTAAAAATCTGTTAAAGGGAAGGCATCAGTATTTCCTATCCAAACGTAAGAGACAGAGCGTGGGTTCCTGGGCAGGGAGCTGACAGCGAATCTGGGACTGAAATGAACGGAAGGCAGACTAACCTAAAACTGACCTGCCTACCACAGGCTGAGACATGAGAACTGACGGGGTCATAGAGCGCTAGGGAAGGTGTACTATGATCTTAGCGCTTTGCCTGCTCATTGTCCTGTGGCGCGCACCTGCCCATCCATAGACTAGCCTGGCAAGATGTGACCGAGGATGGGTTCTCATCAGGCTCTTCAGAGGTGGAGCTCTGAGCCAGCACTCCAGCAGCTTGGCTTGTGATGTCTTTATAGAGCTGAATAAACTGGTACAAATTCATGATCCGCGATGCTTCCACAATGCCACTGCTTTTGTTAATCTAGAAACAAAGGGAGAGGGGAACATAGACACATAGCAGTCAGTCAATATCCTGGGAAACAGACTTTGCAGTGCACAATATACCTAGAAAAATAGGAGTCTAAATAAAAGAACATATACATTTTCTTCAGTTGTGCGGTTCATCAGAGAACTTACTAAATTTTCCCATCTGATATCTAAAATAACCCTGCAAGGCTGATCAAGTACTGGCCTATCTCAGGTTGAAACATCAGGTGACTTTCCTGGAGTTGAGAAATTAATTTTAGAGATTACTGAAACTTTTCACTGTGAtgttttaattcattctttttgagacaTCTGCTTGGTCTGTCGCCCAGGCCGGCCTAGAACTGGAGATCCCCTTCCTCAGCTTCCCGAGTGTTGTTagcattacaggcatgtactatcATTACAAGCTAGtaattttccctttttccttcctttttattcactttacatccgaTCAcagctcccctccttcctctcttccaaatCCCTCCTttatttctccctcctcttctcctcagagaagggaagccCCTCCCTTGGGTACCACTCCACCTTGCAGCATCTtgtcccagcaggactaggtacatcctctcccgctgaggcccaaccaggcagtgcAAGTAGGAGGAGATCCAATGGCAGTGAAAAGAGAGCAATACCGCCTGGCTCCATTTGTTagaggactcacatgaagaccaagctgcacatttgctacaaactcatgggggggggggtgttgtctAGGTCCAGCTCCTACATTACAAgctaataatttttaataaagaatttatttatgcTATTCTGTGACAACTGAAAGGATGATAGTAACTacatgtcctcctcctcctcttcctcctcctttttgtaTGTGCATGAGTTTGTAAAGGCCAGAGGTTAACCTTGGGTATCGTTCTTCAGGACACTGTAATGTCTGTCTGAATTTGCTAtctgtctgaagttctcttactTGACCTGGAACTGGCGGATTCTATCAGACTTACAGACCAGTAGGCCTCGGGGATCTATctacctgtccctgcctcctcagTCCTGCaatgcttggctttttttttttttttttaaaacatgagttCTGCGGATCAAATGCAAtacactctatcaactgagttTTTTCTTCAGCCCCtttcttatatatatttatgctCTAATTCGTACATATAAACTAAAGCCAGAATGCTACATTAAACTACAAAAAGCAATTGAATTTTGTGATTTCACAAATGACGTGGAACCAGTGGGCTGGAGATCTTCCATAGATTGTATCTCTGAGCACTTTTagaagacttcagaaaatcagagTGGGACATATGTGAAAAACTAAGTCGGTTGAATAAGGGAATGATAGTTTTAAAGAGCTTGAGATAATCAGATTGATTACAAGTAGGAAAGACGACTTCTTAGCAGACGAGGTGGTAGAGAGGTCTATGTGAAGCTAAGAGTGGTGGTacattcctataatcccagcatgcaggaggctgaggcaggagaactgcttcaagtttaaggccagtctgtgaTACAGAATGAGTTgcgggccagcctgggttatgtaatgagaccatgtttcaaaatcaaacaaataaacaaaaaagtaacAACAATATCCAAAGACTGTGGAGACAGAAGTTGAGAAATCTTATGCgtacatgaaaataaatgaaagtacAAGGTTAGAAACAATGTAGGGAGATGAACTGGCTGTGTGTGGTAGTGTACACTCAAATAAGCCCAGGACCCCAGAGGCGGGATCACAGCAAGGCTGTCTCAAAGAGACAAAGAACACAGGCAGTGGCAGCAAGCCTTAAGACTGTGAAATGTGCTCATGGAAATGAGATATGAGAAGGCAGacacacatatttaaatttaTCACAGTAGTATGTGGATGAAAATGAAGGTTAAAACTAatcatttatcaatttttttattctttgagaaggTAGAAAAAAATTGAGACTCAAGAATGGGCCAGATTTCATATCATGAAAATGTGGAATTATATCTAATAATTAAATGCCTGGTTAAACTTTGAGAAGCTAATATGTATGTGGAGATTCAAACATACAAggttctttttaataaaaaaaaaacacagagtaGAGTGTTGTAGTgacttgatttctttaaaaactcagAAATATTCTAAGTGTTTTCACTATAATCCCGGGTGTGGGGAGATATGGGGCTGCTACAGATTGTCTGCAggagctgactatgatttgcctcgtgctctagcagaggcgtggttctgccagctgcagataacttctgtgatgatgtgatgtttggaattctgaaaACTTTCCAGAGGGTACATAGATGCTAGAGCCCAGAAAGTCTGGGTGAGTTTTTGGCCATTTAGGGAGGTTGGCTGCAGTTTATTAgcagtactggctggttttgtgtcaacttgacacagctggagttatcacagagaaaggagcttcagttggggaagtgcctccatgagatccagctgtggggcattttctcaactagtgatcaagggggaggtccccttgtgggtggtgccatctctgggttggtagtcttggttctataagagggaagactgagcaagccaggggaagcaagccagtaaagaacacccctccatggcctctgcatcaactcctgctctctgacctgcttgagttccagtcctgacttcctttggtgatgaacagcaatgtggaagtataagctgaataaaccctttcctccccaacttgcttcttggtcatgatgtttgtgcaggaatagaaaccctgactaagacagtaaccatggtcaaagaagaaacaaaatgaaagaaattagattcagagattttcctaatttctctctctcttctatctgtATTTTCccatctagtgttagggggtgaaactgggaggtgggggtggcaataaagggtgggaaaaagaagaaccctcAAAATAGCTAAGACAGGTACAAAGAACAAATGGAACATGACAGATTTACAGAAGCTTTTGGAATAAGCCTCCAGAGCTGAGGAAAGTGGGCCGTGTTCGTTTGAAACTGCACAattcagaagaaataaaagtatggAGTCATTCATATAAGGACCTTACTGTATTGGTGAAATGGGTCATACAGTAACTGTTCTAATAACAGAATTTCTGTATTTCCTGAGTGTCCACAATGCAAGTATTATAGTTATGATGTACAATGTGCCAGGAACTAAAGACATAGTGTGCATAACGCAGAACCCCTGTTACATGCAAGCTTCATGACAGGGAGAAAAACGAAATACAGACTAGGGTACAAGGAAATCAGataaggcagggagagaggatgCTGAGGGGTAAGAAAGGTTCCAaggtaaaacaaacatttaagaaCTAGAAGAGGTACTGTGATGAGTCACATATGCTATCTTGGGATGTTAgctgaaaatcagtgtggaaagGTAAACCAGGGAGAGGGAAGCTGAAGGTCTCAAGGGAAAGGGGACAGGTAAGAACTAGAAGCGGTATAGAATAACTCATGTATGCTATCTGAGGACCAAGTACTACAGCTCCAGTATTCGCTCGTGTAAAGGTTGTCTGGCAGATATGCACCTAGTGAGAAGCACAAGGAATCCAGCAAGGAGCCGGAAGTGGATGAGACAGAGGGAAAGGTGATGAGATGCAAGGTTAGAAGGTGAGGTGGTGATGAAATACAGAACGTGGCTGATCTCAACAATGACTTTGACTTTTATTCCAAGCACACAGGAAGCCACTGGAATGCTTTGAGCCAAAAGGTAACCCAATCTACTTCACACTTCACATGTGATGAGGAATGGCTGCTGTGTTGAGAATCCAGAGGGATGGCTGTcagaacagaagcagggagagcaCTTGGATGGTGACTGGAATGAACACCCCTGGTGAGAAGTGATGGCCACCATGAACAGAGTGAGAGTGGAGCAGACACGGAGAGAGCATCTGGATTCTGATGACATGGGTCATCTGGAGCACTAAAGAAGAAAGACAGCTGCGAGGTCTTGGTTTATGCACAGAGGTCTAAGACACACCTCATGAAGCCTTGTCTGCATGCACACAAGCAGGTATAGTCTATGTGTGGGCACAAGTGTGAAGAGCACAGGTCAACCTTGGGCATCACTGTTTGCTCCTCAGGACACCTTCCACctcttttttgacacagggttctGTGTTAGCTTGGAACTTATTAATTGGACTAAGCTAGCTGGCTGGCCAGGAGCCCTAGgtatcctcctatctctgcctccctagtgctgattCTACaacactatgcctggcttttttctgttttttaaatgtgggttctgggaattaaactcaaatCTTCATGCTTATATGGCAAGGGTTTTGCTGACTAAACTCATCCTTCCCAGGCCTCtcatgaagttttctttcttttttaaaaaatatagggtgggtggatatgggggacttttggggtgggtggatatgggggacttttggggtgggtggatatgggggacttttggtatagcattggaaatgtaaatgagttaaatacctaataaaaaatggaaaaaaaaatatagcgAGGAGggttttttataaattattttttttaagatgtatgtatgtatgtatgtatgtacatatttaatgtaggagtacactgtagctgtcttcagacacaccagaagagggcactggatctcatGTAgatgggttgtgagccaccatgtggttcctgggaattgaactcaggaccactgaaagagcagttagtacccttaaccgctgagccgtctctccaggccTCATTAAGTTTTCTCAATAGTCACTTCAGTACATAAACTTGggagttttaaatatttatttatttaatttgtatcagtgttctgcctgcatgtacgtatgtgcaccacatgtatgcctgatgCCAGAGAGGCTTGGAAGAGGCCATTGGATTCCCAGGAAGcagagttatagatggctgtaagctaccatgtaggtggtgggaactgaacccaggtcctctgcaagagcaacacgtattcttaactgctgagttctcTCCAGTCCCCTTAGCACATAATTTTTAATTGATCTAATAACTTTTCTAATGTCATACCCATAAATCATCCCAGGTAAACAtaatttaagatttctttttaaaaaatgaactcaaTAATATGAGTATTGTTAGAATAGTATATAGATAGACCAGAGAGGTCTTACTAAAAATTCAGAGATTGGAACacaaatgtttataatttttaaagaatcataagTAGGCAGCTCTCAGGCCAAGTGTGGCAAATGCACACTTGTACATTCAGCACTAGGGGCAGTGAGGCAGAGcactgagtttcaggacacctaggctacacagtgagaatattcattccaaaaaaaaatttttttttgataaagAGAAGAAACTTGACACTTTTAGTCTCGAGTCATTTTTCCATATCAGACTTCACTTTTTCTCAGCCAAGTATTGGCTTTGGAAGATCCTTtgcaaagaaatataaataaaaaaattctttgaATAGATCAGCTTcctccctaaaacaaaacaaaacaaagtgcaaATAAAGACTCTAATGGCCTTGTctttaacatttatattttttctacttaGAATCTTATTTTAGAAAGTGTTTTAATAAAGTACAGCAATTTAAACTAAACAATACAGTAACATAGTGAAAGCTTGGGGCAAAAAGAATTTAATTAATAATACCAAACATTAACTTTGTCATGAAAGGGGCGGCAGGAAACCAAAGGATCAGAAGCCTGATCCCCTTGTAATCCCCAAGGTCTCTTCCTTGTAAACTGagtattttatgaaataatgGAGAGTAAATACAATTTAGGAAAGGCTTAGCCCTGGCCATGCAAAGGATGGCGCCTCTTCAACAGGTTTTATCATCCAGAACAAGCTGCTGGATGCAAAGCACAGTATTTCAGCCATGACACAGAACTGCAAGGAACAGCTCCTGCCCCGGGAGCCACAGAGGAGGAGCTAGAGGCTGAATAGACATTCTACTCTTAATACTGTTACGTTAGCTATGAAACCAAGAGCGACTGGAATTTATAAGAGGCAAGAGAATTCCTGTGAAGGGAGATGACAGATGAGATGGGATTGAGATGGGCCTGTGGAGATCAAGTTTGAACACGCAAGAGCCACTGTTTCCACTTCAGTTGCTGGTGTGCCTGCTTTTAGTCAGGCATTCTCCACTCCCTAAAATGTCTGAGGAGTCAATACTGGTTAGTCTGATCTAAACCAATCTTTCTTTCCACAAATAAGAGAGGGGTGGGTATAAGTGAATAATGACCAATGGGTTATGGAGATCTGCTGGCCCTGTGACCAGCTCTGGAACCAGTATATCAGAATTTGTGGATTCATGAGAAAATAAATGGCTTTTGTTTAAACTAGGTTAAAAGGAGTGCCATTTGGCTTGTAGCTGATGACCCTCACAAGTGACAGAAGGAACAATCATCCTACTTGAGGAAACTCAGTGAACAGAAGGTGTGCATTCTAAAAGTTAACACTTCCAATTCAATACTGGTGGGCATAGCAGAAAAGAAGTCTGGAGTCATATGCTAGGAGACACAGATGCCACATACGGGAGCAAGGGAGGTTTGTAGGCAGTGAGGATTGAAGTATGTTAAGCAGGTCGGTGAGCTGAGGAGAGCTGAGCTTCAGAAAAGGCATTTCACAGCTGCATGAACTGGAATATGGAGgggtctggggtgtgtgtgtgtgtgtgtgtgtgtgtgtgtgtgtgtgtgtgtgtgtggagattaGCAGAGTCTATGGCAGAAGGGATGGGGCCTGAACTGTGAACAGTTTCCTTAAGGACATGGCATTTGCCTGCAGTCTGGGTTCCTGGTGTAATTGCTCATATATTTGCTTGAATCAACTAGAAGTAAAACACAGCAGAGGTAAAACTGACACCCACTAGGGGAATGTGACAGACTGTCAAGGTAATCTCTAGGGTCTGTGACTCACTAACATTTACTTTCAGTTTATTATCCCATTCATTCTAGTgatgtgtgcacgcgcgcacgcacacacacacacacacacacacactatcatatGTATCATAaaagttttttccttttctaattaAGGAAATCCAGTGCTCTTAAATTATCTTCTGAGATAACTCTAACTCTTCAAACTACCTTTTATCCTTCAAGATTTGCACAACAATAGCAGACTCCATCCATGTCCATAAACAGAGTATTATCATCTATAAGATGTATTTCAGACTGCTAAGTGACGCATCTTGGCATTCTGACTGGTTAGGAATGGACTTCCAGGCATTCACAACTGTGTAAATTATGGCTTGTATGACTTATCTCACCTTTTAGAAGAAGGGTTGAGACCGAAGGAGAGCTAACAAAACTCATGTGCTCTCGAAGGCCTGTGGCTAGGAACTGCTATTCTAATTAACTCACTGGGAACGGGAAGCTTTCTTTCTGCAACGGCTTCCATGGTATTTTTAGCAGTCCTCTACAATACAAAAACTAAACTACAAGATAGTACGTCCCTCATAAAAGGTCCACTCCATAACTCAAAATCACTACAACCTCTCTGGTAGATGGTACTTACATGAATGTAATCCAATGTTCTCAAAAGAAATGATTTCCTGAAATAACCAATTTTTAAGGTATCATCTCAGAGCTAACTATGGTGTCCTCTGAGGGCTCCACAGCAAGCTAAAGCTTCAGAAGACAGTTGGAGGGTGGGCACAATTTGATTGCTACTTCCTCTGATTGCATAATCTCTGTGACCTGGCAACTAAACAACAGTGAGAGTCCAACAGCTCAAAGGCAACATTATCAAACAATGCTGTGCAgtgactcagtcagtaaagtgccagCCACACAGGAATGAAGACCCAAGCTCAGGGACTCAGGAAGGACATAAACTCTGGGTACAACGGCATGTGCATGTAATGTAAGCCCAGTGCTGGGGGAGCAGAGATGAGCAGATCCTGGCATGGAGTGGGGTACATGGCCTGCCAGTCTAGACACAACAGCAAGTGAGCTTCAGGTTCtatgaaagaccctgcctcaaaaaagacagacagagaagcagaTACCCATGTGATATCAATTCTGGGCATCAGATGATGTCCGCCTCTGGCCTCGACCTTGATGTACCTGTGCATATATAGACTACTACACacaccacctcccccacccccaacctttaTAAGACTAACAAATCAATGACATTTATTTACAAAATCTATTACATTGTTAAATGTGCCTCTAACTAGCAAAACAGTATAAGCTCTAAAGCGAAGACTCTCCCAACCTTACCTTGGTACAGACCACCCGTACAACTACTTTCCAGAAGGCAGAGGAGTCAGACCCAGGTTGTACCTCaaagagaagatgcttttcctggCCAGCAGCCACCTTAGCAGTTCTGAAAGAGGCAAGCAcaattgttatttttatgaaaaggTAATAGAGCTTTGAAACCAGTCTCAAGAAACCCTTTCCAACAGAGAAGGAagtaggaagacagagacagcagaAGTGATGAAAATCAATAGCCTCCTATAGCACAGAACAGAGACTATTCTGAACACAGTTTCTGACACTGTTAAAGTCTAAAGCTGTGGAATACTCATCTCCATATCTATATTTCAATTTCTTTGAGTGTCTAAAAAAGATGTCTAGAAAAAAATTAGTCCAAGGCTGAGCACAGTGACAccagcctgtgatctcagcacttgtcAGATAGAAGGacggaagatcaggagttcaaggagagcttgaggccagcctgggctacatgaggtccttcttaaaagaaaacaagcaagaacAACACTGACAAACATAGCCCAAGAAACCTAGGACTTGAAGTAAAAGTTTACTGGTTTAGTGAACACAAATGCTGACCAAAGCACACAGTCCTGTGGAATATCATATTCTTGCTTAAGTCCTGTTACATAACCACACTAGCATACCTTTTGGAAAGCTTTTAATTTATAGTAATTTTGAATTTGGCCAGGTAAAACAAATAGTTTGTGGAACTAAGTATAATTCTACTGCCCTTTCCTCCTGAAGTAGTTACAAGCCACACTAGCATTAAGACCACACAATACTTTCAGTATCTTGCTATCAACACCAACTACAATCAACACCAACTACAGCTCCCTTTATTACTGCTGATTGTTCTCTGAACACTGGCGGGACAGTTGCAAACAGTAAGTGCCTTCCAGCTAAGTAAAGCAACCCGCCTCAGTCAGTACTGTCAGTCAAGGGAAACAGCTCAGCTGTGCCAGCTTCCAGTTGTTTCCTGGATACCAAGCCACACGTCTGTAGGACTGACTTCATGACTGGAGGGCAGCAGGAAGCACTGCACCTATGAAATGTTCAACTGTAGCCCATGGAAATGGGTTTCAAGCTACAGTGCTGCCATTGCTTAGTATACAGACAGCAGCAAGAGCTTAGGTTTGTTTCTCAACATTAttagaacagaaacaaaacaagaaacccatcaaaaataaacaaaacccctcAAACCCACTCAAATATCCTGTGCCAAATAAGTAAAAGGaatgtatttttattgttacCCAATAATTTAAGCACACAGGTGATTTCACAGGACACAGGTTTTTTCCTAGAATCAAATAATCTGAGTTTTCATACATAAATCTAAGGACTAAAAGATGGCAAATGTTATTAAATTCCTAGGAGTTGGAACAATGCAAGGGAAAAATGGCCAAGTGCTTGGTAaggccaagcctgaccacctaaGTTCAATACCTGGGGCCctcatggtaggagagaaccaattccagcATGCtaccttctgacctctacatgtgcactgcccccataaataaataaatgtttttttttaaaaaaagctggaACAAGAATAAAGTACCCAATTATTCTGATACTACTAAATTCTCAGTCCTGTTTTACTCTTTACAATATGATCTCAGAAAcaagctatttttctttttttaataagtaAGATCCAGTGTTCTTAAAAGAAAGCAATTCCTGACAAAACCTTAAGACTATCCTTTAGCCTTCATAATTGACTGAAAGTAATACAGCTATgttcataaagaaaatatgatcttCTTACCTAACATGTTTCATATCGTTAGTAGGTCCTTTATGTCATAAATGCCTCTGGAACCAGTGCATACATATCACTGCATGTTATTAACAGTGACTATACTACTACAAGTTTGTATATAGTGGTCCTGGGCTTTGAGGTGATTGAATAAGAATATAGGATAATGGAAGAAACTTCCAATTCAGAGATGGTTGGAAGTGTCATCAATAtttaaataatcaattaaaatggTTAATCAGTTAAAATGCTCAAACCCCTGGCACAgtgctttgtgtatattatgtgctCAGTGATAACTGGTTAGACTGAGAGACTAGAGAGAACCTTTAAGGTATTACTTAAGGGGGCTGGAacgatggctcagaggttaaaagcactgacgaCTCCTCCAGGCGACCTccgttcaatttccagcacccaaatgacaGCTCATAACAGTCTGTCACTCCATCCCCACTGGATCTAgtacccttttctggcttctacaggcaccaggcatgcatgtggtgcacatacatatgcaggcaaaaactcatacacataaaatacaaggattcttaaagatattatttaaaatatcttaggCAAACTGTAATTAAACTCCCAAAGAGACAGAAGACtgatacagaataaagaaaagtaaaCGTAGGTACTACCAGAGGAAAGAGTGTCGCCCACCTATCTGCCACAGCAGGAGCAAACCAGCAATATTGAGAAAGCATAGGGGACTGAGGCCATTCAAGGGCAAAGAgccctttgtattttaaaagcttttatatTGATCAGTACAAAAACTGAGGTGAACTCTATAAAGAAAGACTAAGTTCAAGGAGGAGAAATTGGCACTCTATCCTAGACAGAGATTCACTCAGGAGAGGTGAAAAGACTTAAAGTGACCCCTCACTGCACATGCATGTTAGTGAACAGCaggcggacacacacacacacacacacacacacactgctacacTGGGATGCTTCCTTTAGTGATAGTGGCAAATTCTCTTCTGTTTATGTGCTCCTTTAAGTGCAAGTACTTTTACACAAGAGTCAATtagtcggggctggtgagatggctcagcaggtaagagcacccgactgctcttccgaaggtccggagttcaaatcccagcaaccacatggtggctcacaaccatcagttatgagatctgactccctcttctggagtgtctgaagacagctacagtgtacttacatataataaattataaatctttaaaaaaaaaaaaagagtcaattaGTCTCTTGTTACACAACGGTTGAGCTGCAGTACACTTTAGAATTGCTTCCCTATACCTGTTGCCTGTATTCTAAATAACATTTTGAGTTCCTCCATCCCTCTGTTCCCTTCCCACATTTTAAAACAGCTACACTGAAGTCTGCTTAGAGCAGACAGGCAATGGAGTACTTTCTAACTTAAGCTAAAAAGCTCATTCTCACCATCAGTGCGTGTGTTTACCTCCTACAGTCTGTCTGACAAACAGGGCCATATGAAGGGAAAACAGAACGAAGACGAGGAAGCCTTACACATCATTGAGTTCAGCTACTCTCCCAAGAAACTCTTCGTAAGTTAAGGAGCCACTTTCTCGAACCAAGGTGACGTGCTTTGCTACCTTTTCTGGTAACTTGTTAATAACCAACTGCGTCTGATCCGAAATTTGCTGTCCCATGGTGAAATGATGTCTTTCAGAAT
This Mus musculus strain C57BL/6J chromosome 7, GRCm38.p6 C57BL/6J DNA region includes the following protein-coding sequences:
- the Rnf141 gene encoding RING finger protein 141 isoform X2 is translated as MGQQISDQTQLVINKLPEKVAKHVTLVRESGSLTYEEFLGRVAELNDVTAKVAAGQEKHLLFEVQPGSDSSAFWKVVVRVVCTKINKSSGIVEASRIMNLYQFIQLYKDITSQAAGVLAQSSTSEEPDENPSSVTSCQASLWMGRVKQLTDEEECCICMDGRADLILPCAHSFCQKCIDK
- the Rnf141 gene encoding RING finger protein 141, which codes for MGQQISDQTQLVINKLPEKVAKHVTLVRESGSLTYEEFLGRVAELNDVTAKVAAGQEKHLLFEVQPGSDSSAFWKVVVRVVCTKINKSSGIVEASRIMNLYQFIQLYKDITSQAAGVLAQSSTSEEPDENPSSVTSCQASLWMGRVKQLTDEEECCICMDGRADLILPCAHSFCQKCIDKWSDRHRNCPICRLQMTGANESWVVSDAPTEDDMANYILNMADEAGQPHRP